One genomic segment of Candidatus Fukatsuia endosymbiont of Tuberolachnus salignus includes these proteins:
- the corA gene encoding magnesium/cobalt transporter CorA translates to MLSAFKLDNHRLSRLELDESDKLTAALWVDLMEPEIAERERVQTELGQNLATRPELDDIEASARFFEDEDGLHIHSFFYYEDAEDHAGNTTVAFTIRDGRLYTLRERELPAFRLYRMRARTQKLVDGNAYELLLDLFETKIEQLADEIENIYNDLEKLSRVIMEGQQGDKYDAALSILAEQEDIGWKVRLCLMDTQRALNFLVRKARLPAGQLEQAREVQRDIESLLPHNESLFQKVNFLMQAAMGFINIEQNRIIKIFSVVSVIFLPPTLVASSYGMNFQFMPELHWSFGYPGAVSLMIIAGVAPYLYFKRKKWL, encoded by the coding sequence ATGTTAAGCGCATTTAAATTAGATAATCATCGGTTATCCCGTTTGGAGCTGGATGAATCGGATAAACTGACTGCTGCACTGTGGGTCGATTTGATGGAGCCAGAGATAGCAGAACGTGAGCGGGTACAAACTGAATTGGGTCAAAATCTGGCGACTCGACCAGAGCTAGATGACATCGAGGCCTCTGCGCGTTTCTTTGAAGATGAAGATGGTTTACATATTCACTCATTTTTCTATTACGAGGATGCAGAAGATCACGCGGGCAATACTACAGTGGCTTTCACCATTCGTGATGGTCGCCTGTATACCTTACGTGAGCGCGAATTGCCAGCTTTTCGTCTTTACCGAATGCGTGCTCGTACACAGAAGCTGGTAGACGGTAACGCCTACGAATTACTGTTGGATCTGTTTGAAACCAAAATTGAGCAACTTGCTGACGAAATCGAAAATATTTACAACGATTTAGAAAAATTAAGTCGAGTGATCATGGAAGGTCAACAGGGTGATAAGTATGATGCAGCGCTGTCTATCTTGGCGGAACAAGAAGATATCGGCTGGAAAGTGCGCCTATGTTTGATGGATACCCAACGGGCGTTAAATTTTCTCGTCCGTAAAGCGCGCTTACCCGCGGGACAACTTGAACAGGCACGTGAAGTACAGCGTGATATTGAATCCCTGCTACCACATAATGAGTCCCTATTTCAAAAGGTAAATTTCTTGATGCAAGCAGCGATGGGTTTTATCAATATCGAACAAAACCGTATTATCAAGATTTTCTCGGTAGTCTCAGTGATTTTCCTGCCTCCTACACTGGTGGCCTCGAGTTACGGTATGAATTTTCAGTTCATGCCGGAACTGCATTGGTCGTTTGGTTATCCTGGAGCAGTGAGCCTAATGATTATTGCGGGTGTCGCACCCTATCTTTATTTCAAACGTAAAAAATGGCTGTAA
- the uvrD gene encoding DNA helicase II yields MDDSYLLDSLNEKQREAVAAPLSNRLVLAGAGSGKTRVLVHRIAWLLSKKKVSPFSIIAVTFTNKAAAEMRYRIEHLLGDGNNNHSIWMGTFHGLAHRLLRIHHLDANLPPDFQVLDSDDQLRLVKRIVKALNLDDKKWAPRQAMWYINSKKEAGLRPQHIEDYGHLAEATWLSIYHAYHQACDRGGLVDFAELLLRAHELWLHKPDILNHYQQRFNHILVDEFQDTNSIQYAWIRLLAGDQANVMIVGDDDQSIYGWRGAQVENIQRFLQDYPAAETIRLEQNYRSTGNILTAANTLIANNSERLGKNLWTQAAIGEPIALYAAINEWDEARFVVSRIKVWQERGGLLKNCAILYRNNAQSRVLEDALLHATMPYRIYGGQRFFERQEIKDALAYLRLVCNRNDDVAFERVVNTPTRGIGDRTLDILRQHARDQQLTLWQSTTTLLQNNVLAGRVAATLQRFIELVEALAHETANLPLHKQTDQIIHDSGLWSMYKEEKGEKGQARIENLTELVTATEQYQHEDLDMSPLSAFLSHAALEAGEGQADPHQDAVQLMTLHSAKGLEFSQVFIVGVEEGIFPRQISSDTSGHLEEERRLAYVGITRAMQKLTLTYAESRRFYGKDVKQPPSRFIDELPSICIERVRSRATVSRPFKNYSRDPSLHKDDNDFTVGQRVRHPIFGEGTIVQLENNDEQKRVQVAFPGEKAKWLVVAYARLEKL; encoded by the coding sequence ATGGACGATTCTTATCTACTTGACAGTTTGAATGAAAAACAACGCGAAGCCGTGGCAGCTCCTCTAAGCAACAGGTTGGTACTGGCAGGTGCCGGTAGTGGTAAAACCCGCGTATTGGTGCATCGTATCGCGTGGTTATTATCGAAAAAAAAAGTATCGCCCTTTTCTATTATCGCGGTCACTTTCACCAATAAAGCAGCCGCCGAGATGCGCTACCGTATTGAGCATTTACTCGGCGATGGCAACAATAACCATAGCATTTGGATGGGTACTTTCCACGGACTGGCACATCGGCTATTGCGGATCCATCATTTGGATGCCAATCTGCCGCCGGATTTCCAGGTGCTCGATAGTGACGATCAGTTACGTTTAGTCAAACGTATCGTCAAAGCTCTTAATCTGGATGACAAAAAATGGGCACCACGTCAAGCCATGTGGTACATCAATAGCAAAAAAGAAGCCGGATTACGTCCACAACATATTGAAGATTACGGTCACTTGGCAGAAGCCACCTGGTTGAGTATTTATCACGCCTATCATCAAGCCTGTGACAGGGGTGGATTGGTCGATTTTGCAGAACTGCTGCTGCGGGCCCATGAATTATGGCTGCATAAACCAGATATCCTGAATCATTACCAACAGCGTTTTAATCATATTTTAGTCGATGAGTTTCAGGATACTAACAGCATTCAGTACGCCTGGATCCGCTTATTGGCCGGAGATCAGGCTAATGTGATGATCGTCGGTGATGATGATCAATCGATTTACGGTTGGCGTGGGGCGCAGGTTGAAAATATTCAACGTTTCTTACAGGACTACCCTGCTGCAGAAACCATTCGATTGGAACAAAATTACCGTTCCACCGGTAATATCCTGACGGCGGCTAATACGCTGATTGCCAATAACAGTGAACGGCTAGGCAAAAATCTATGGACGCAGGCAGCCATAGGGGAACCTATTGCTCTCTATGCCGCCATCAATGAATGGGATGAAGCCCGTTTCGTCGTTAGTCGGATCAAAGTTTGGCAAGAAAGAGGAGGTTTACTAAAAAACTGTGCCATTTTGTATCGCAACAATGCGCAATCACGGGTATTGGAAGATGCACTTCTACACGCCACTATGCCGTATCGTATTTATGGCGGTCAGCGTTTCTTTGAACGTCAGGAAATAAAGGATGCCTTGGCTTATCTGCGCCTAGTTTGCAACCGTAATGATGATGTTGCTTTTGAACGGGTAGTGAATACACCGACGCGGGGTATTGGCGATCGCACCTTAGATATACTGCGCCAACATGCGCGCGACCAACAGTTGACCCTGTGGCAATCCACCACGACACTGTTACAGAATAACGTGTTGGCAGGTCGTGTCGCCGCGACACTCCAACGTTTTATTGAACTGGTGGAAGCATTGGCACATGAAACCGCTAATTTGCCGTTACATAAACAAACTGATCAAATCATTCACGATTCCGGTCTATGGTCAATGTACAAAGAAGAAAAAGGTGAGAAAGGTCAAGCCCGGATTGAAAACCTTACAGAACTGGTAACGGCAACCGAACAATACCAACACGAAGATTTAGACATGTCACCGTTGTCAGCGTTTCTTTCTCATGCTGCGTTAGAAGCGGGTGAAGGACAGGCCGATCCTCACCAGGATGCGGTACAATTGATGACACTTCATTCCGCCAAAGGTCTAGAATTTTCGCAAGTATTTATTGTCGGCGTGGAAGAAGGTATATTCCCTCGCCAAATATCGTCGGATACAAGTGGACATTTGGAGGAAGAACGCCGCCTCGCCTATGTTGGCATCACCCGTGCGATGCAGAAACTGACGTTAACTTATGCGGAAAGCCGTCGTTTCTATGGTAAAGATGTAAAACAGCCGCCTTCTCGTTTTATTGATGAACTCCCGTCAATCTGTATCGAGAGAGTTCGATCACGTGCTACGGTTTCTCGTCCGTTTAAAAATTATTCGAGGGATCCTTCCCTACATAAAGACGATAACGATTTTACCGTAGGTCAACGTGTACGCCATCCCATATTTGGTGAAGGCACGATAGTGCAACTAGAAAATAATGATGAACAAAAACGGGTACAAGTGGCCTTTCCTGGTGAGAAAGCAAAGTGGCTGGTAGTGGCCTATGCAAGATTAGAGAAGTTATAA
- the xerC gene encoding tyrosine recombinase XerC, which yields MLTMLQQPVNNFLHYLKVERQLSPLTVASYSRQLQILIKMIDQLGIKQWEMLDAAGVRKLLVQSKRAGLHASSLALRFSALRSFLDYLVTQRILQANPAKGITTGRSGHHLPKNIDVDEVDRLLDIELQDPLAIRDRTMLEVMYGAGLRLAELIGMDCRHVDLIEGEVWVLGKGSKERKVPIGMTAVTWLQRWLPLRDLFVPQDDAIFLANTGKRISPRNVQKRFAEWGVKQGVNSHIHPHKLRHSFATHMLESCGDLRAVQELLGHANLSTTQIYTHLDFQHLATVYDAAHPRAKRGKN from the coding sequence ATGCTAACGATGCTACAGCAACCAGTTAATAACTTTTTGCATTATCTCAAGGTTGAACGTCAACTCAGTCCATTGACGGTGGCTAGCTATAGCCGTCAGTTGCAAATACTCATCAAGATGATCGATCAACTAGGGATCAAACAATGGGAAATGCTAGATGCTGCGGGGGTTCGTAAGTTGCTGGTACAGAGCAAACGTGCTGGCTTACATGCTTCTAGCCTGGCATTACGTTTTTCTGCATTGCGTAGTTTTCTTGACTACTTAGTAACACAGAGGATATTGCAGGCTAACCCGGCAAAGGGCATCACAACCGGGCGTAGTGGGCATCATTTACCAAAAAATATTGATGTCGATGAAGTCGATCGCTTACTGGATATCGAATTACAGGATCCTTTAGCGATCCGTGATCGCACTATGCTTGAAGTGATGTATGGTGCGGGTTTACGGCTTGCGGAATTGATCGGAATGGATTGCCGACATGTGGATCTGATCGAAGGCGAAGTTTGGGTACTGGGCAAAGGCAGTAAAGAGCGAAAAGTGCCTATCGGGATGACAGCAGTCACCTGGTTACAGCGTTGGCTGCCTTTGCGTGATCTCTTCGTTCCACAAGATGATGCTATTTTTTTAGCCAATACCGGTAAACGTATCTCACCACGTAATGTGCAAAAGCGTTTTGCTGAGTGGGGAGTGAAACAGGGCGTAAACAGCCATATTCATCCACATAAGTTACGTCATTCTTTTGCTACCCATATGCTGGAATCTTGCGGTGATTTACGTGCCGTACAAGAACTGCTCGGGCATGCCAATTTGTCTACTACGCAAATTTATACCCATCTTGATTTTCAACATTTAGCAACAGTGTATGATGCTGCCCATCCGAGAGCGAAACGAGGTAAAAACTAA
- a CDS encoding DUF484 domain-containing protein, translating into MNNYQEQTITDIELNDELVMQYLLQSPDFFIRNASLVEKIRIPHPMKGGISLVEWQLRRQRNEIKQLQEEITLLMEYAGLNEMLCKRLLQLQADLAIASTLRDMLKRLQHWARTFGLLDAHVRLFSDRWQLNTPFDVANLALSRQIFEPLRRQRLSEEQHFLGSLNETELQLLLPQAQQVGSVALSLLGDKGDLGVIIFSSHDSQHYQQGMGTVILHQIAKFLPGLLTRWIERTSTPC; encoded by the coding sequence ATGAATAATTATCAAGAACAGACAATAACGGACATCGAGCTAAATGATGAGCTTGTTATGCAATATTTATTACAGAGTCCCGATTTTTTTATTCGTAATGCCTCTTTAGTTGAAAAGATACGTATCCCTCATCCGATGAAGGGCGGTATTTCTCTCGTCGAATGGCAATTGAGACGCCAGCGCAATGAAATCAAACAGCTACAGGAAGAAATTACTTTATTGATGGAATATGCGGGTTTAAATGAAATGCTGTGCAAACGTTTGTTACAGCTACAGGCAGACTTAGCCATCGCCAGTACTCTGAGAGACATGTTAAAACGTTTACAACATTGGGCACGAACATTCGGTTTGTTAGATGCCCATGTGCGCCTGTTCAGCGATCGCTGGCAGTTAAATACACCTTTTGATGTGGCGAATTTGGCGCTGTCACGGCAGATCTTTGAACCCTTACGCCGACAACGATTGTCTGAAGAGCAGCACTTTCTTGGTAGTCTAAATGAAACTGAGTTACAGCTGCTCTTGCCACAGGCACAGCAGGTAGGTTCTGTGGCTTTATCTCTGCTCGGAGACAAGGGGGATCTCGGTGTAATTATATTCAGTAGCCACGATAGTCAACATTATCAGCAAGGCATGGGAACGGTGATACTGCATCAAATTGCCAAATTTTTACCCGGATTATTGACACGTTGGATAGAACGGACGTCCACACCATGCTAA
- the dapF gene encoding diaminopimelate epimerase has protein sequence MQFSKMHGLGNDFMVVDAVTQSVYFSPELVRRLADRHTGVGFDQMLVVEAPYDPELDFHYRIFNADGSEVSQCGNGARCFALFVHLKGLTKKRHIHVSTQSGRMVLHITDDEQVCVNMGEPVFAPQAVPFRAAKAEKTYILRTTEHTVLCGVVSIGNPHCVLQVEDISVADVALLGPILENHERFPQRANIGFMQVVSRERICLRVYERGVGETKACGSGACAAVAVGIEQGLLGENVDVQMQGGSLRINWQGAGHPLYMTGQAAHLYDGFIHL, from the coding sequence ATGCAGTTCTCCAAAATGCATGGTCTTGGCAATGATTTCATGGTTGTCGATGCTGTCACTCAGAGTGTTTATTTTTCACCAGAACTTGTCCGTCGCCTGGCAGACCGACATACTGGTGTTGGTTTTGATCAAATGTTAGTGGTAGAAGCGCCTTATGATCCTGAGCTGGATTTTCACTACCGTATTTTCAACGCAGATGGTAGCGAAGTCTCTCAATGTGGTAACGGTGCGCGCTGTTTTGCCCTATTTGTACATCTTAAAGGATTGACAAAAAAACGGCATATTCATGTCAGTACACAAAGCGGACGTATGGTATTGCATATAACCGATGATGAACAAGTTTGCGTCAATATGGGTGAGCCTGTGTTTGCTCCTCAGGCTGTTCCTTTTCGCGCGGCAAAAGCTGAAAAAACCTATATTTTGCGCACCACTGAACATACTGTGCTTTGCGGCGTGGTTTCTATCGGCAATCCGCACTGTGTGCTACAGGTAGAGGATATTTCAGTTGCCGATGTGGCATTACTGGGACCAATACTAGAGAATCATGAACGTTTTCCGCAACGCGCTAATATTGGTTTTATGCAGGTAGTCAGTCGGGAACGTATCTGCTTACGTGTTTATGAACGTGGAGTCGGTGAAACCAAGGCTTGTGGTAGCGGTGCCTGTGCAGCTGTCGCCGTTGGTATTGAGCAGGGGCTATTGGGTGAGAATGTTGATGTACAGATGCAAGGTGGTAGTTTGCGCATTAATTGGCAAGGTGCAGGTCATCCATTATATATGACGGGACAAGCTGCCCATCTCTACGACGGATTTATTCATTTATAA
- the lptM gene encoding LPS translocon maturation chaperone LptM: MMKKQQRWLLITIIWVGLVGCGLKGPLYSPPAVIQKVEKVKIATAHPDLARQ, encoded by the coding sequence ATGATGAAAAAACAACAACGTTGGCTGCTGATCACGATAATATGGGTTGGATTGGTAGGTTGTGGATTAAAAGGGCCACTTTATTCGCCTCCCGCTGTGATACAAAAAGTGGAAAAAGTAAAAATAGCAACAGCGCATCCTGATTTAGCCCGTCAGTAG
- the btuF gene encoding vitamin B12 ABC transporter substrate-binding protein BtuF, giving the protein MLFISLLITASLVFPLSAAERVISLAPSTTELAYAAGLGDQLVAVSDYSDYPASANKLERVASWQGINVERILALKPDLILAWRGGNPQRSLDQLAAFGIPIFYSDPHSLEQMVQDLEKLAVYSPNAKQAYQAAAQIRQQIAALYQQYGRHSQPLRVLLQFGTQPLFTSSGNTLQSEIVTLCGGKNIFADSQIPWPQISREQVLRRRPQVVIISGQPSQAKNIKTFWRPQLELPVIVLNEDWFNRTSPRILLAAKQLCSQLAVIPS; this is encoded by the coding sequence ATTCTTTTTATTAGCCTGCTAATCACGGCCTCACTGGTATTCCCCCTGAGTGCGGCTGAGCGAGTAATCAGCCTCGCTCCCAGCACTACCGAGTTGGCTTATGCGGCCGGATTGGGTGATCAGTTAGTGGCGGTCAGTGACTATTCCGACTACCCGGCATCAGCCAATAAACTGGAACGGGTTGCTTCCTGGCAAGGGATCAACGTCGAGCGAATTTTAGCGTTAAAACCTGATCTTATCCTCGCCTGGCGTGGTGGCAACCCACAACGCTCATTGGACCAACTGGCGGCTTTCGGCATTCCTATTTTTTATTCCGATCCCCATAGTCTCGAGCAAATGGTACAAGATTTGGAAAAACTGGCTGTTTACAGCCCTAATGCTAAACAGGCCTATCAGGCTGCCGCGCAAATTCGTCAGCAAATTGCCGCACTATATCAACAATATGGCCGCCATTCTCAACCACTTCGGGTCCTACTGCAATTTGGCACTCAACCTCTATTTACCAGTTCAGGTAACACCTTGCAAAGTGAAATAGTGACACTCTGTGGTGGTAAAAATATTTTTGCGGATAGTCAGATACCCTGGCCGCAAATTAGCCGTGAACAAGTTTTGCGACGTCGCCCTCAGGTGGTGATTATTAGTGGTCAACCATCGCAAGCCAAAAACATAAAAACCTTTTGGCGACCACAACTTGAGCTACCGGTGATTGTACTCAATGAAGACTGGTTTAATCGCACCAGTCCACGTATCCTGCTGGCTGCTAAACAACTCTGCTCTCAACTGGCTGTTATTCCCTCCTAA
- the mtnN gene encoding 5'-methylthioadenosine/S-adenosylhomocysteine nucleosidase: protein MKIAIIGAMKPEITLLRNKIDNCQTRSLQGFEIYTGQLNGVEVALLQSGIGKVSAAISTSLLLNHYQPNYVINTGSAGGLASNLKIGDIVVSKEVCYHDVDVTAFDHKLGQIPGCPATFTADNRLITSAEKGIEQLTLPARSGLICSGDAFINGAEPLERLKKHFPAAIAVDMEATAIGHVCHQFNIPFVIVRAISDVACQKSHLSFDEFLPVAAQQSSRLVASMLSDLAQQSPAAA from the coding sequence ATGAAAATAGCCATTATTGGTGCCATGAAACCAGAAATAACCCTACTGCGTAACAAGATTGACAACTGTCAAACTCGATCGTTGCAAGGATTTGAAATTTATACCGGTCAGCTCAACGGTGTTGAAGTGGCTTTGCTGCAATCAGGTATCGGTAAAGTTTCAGCCGCGATCAGTACTTCCTTATTACTTAATCATTACCAGCCGAATTACGTCATCAATACCGGTTCCGCCGGGGGATTGGCGAGTAATCTCAAAATCGGCGATATCGTCGTCTCTAAGGAAGTTTGTTACCACGATGTGGACGTGACGGCATTTGATCATAAACTCGGTCAGATACCCGGTTGTCCCGCTACTTTTACCGCAGATAACCGGCTGATTACATCGGCAGAAAAAGGTATTGAACAGTTAACGTTACCGGCGCGGTCAGGTCTAATTTGCAGTGGCGATGCCTTTATTAACGGCGCTGAGCCTTTAGAACGCCTTAAAAAACACTTCCCGGCAGCAATCGCCGTAGACATGGAAGCGACGGCTATTGGGCATGTGTGTCATCAGTTCAATATACCCTTTGTAATAGTGCGCGCGATCTCCGATGTTGCCTGTCAAAAATCACATCTGAGTTTTGACGAGTTTTTACCGGTAGCAGCGCAACAGTCTAGCCGATTAGTTGCCAGCATGTTATCAGATTTAGCTCAACAGTCTCCTGCTGCTGCATGA
- the degP gene encoding serine endoprotease DegP, whose protein sequence is MKKTILVFSTLALSISLVVMPVVATAAGPLSSNQIGDSQTGSGQVLPSLAPMLENVMPAVVSINIEGSTIVKRDQRSSQFFGDASPFCQEDSPLQNSPFCGGNQRGYSQPIEKNFKALGSGVVIDADKGYVVTNNHVVEHASKIQVQLSDGRHYDAKIIGKDPRTDIALLQLKDFKNLKAMKMADSDKLRVGDYTVAIGNPYGLGETATFGIVSALGRSGLNLENDENFIQTDAAINRGNSGGALVNLQGELIGINTAILAPDGGNIGIGFAIPSNMIKNLTAQMVEFGQVKRGELGIMGTELNAELAKAMRVDAQKGAFISQVLPNSSAAKAGIKAGDVIVKLNNKPVNSFASFRAEIGSLPIGTKMTLGLLRDGKPITINITLEQGSQARVSSGTLYKGIEGAELSNATSSPGVKIGEVKPGSAAFRIGLKKDDIIMAISQQRVQNLADLRKILDGEPKILALRIRRGENDIYLLAQQ, encoded by the coding sequence ATGAAGAAAACCATTTTAGTGTTCAGTACATTGGCATTGAGTATAAGTTTAGTTGTCATGCCAGTTGTAGCCACTGCTGCAGGACCCCTTTCCAGTAATCAGATAGGAGATAGCCAGACAGGCAGCGGGCAAGTGTTGCCAAGTTTAGCACCGATGCTAGAGAACGTAATGCCTGCAGTGGTCAGCATTAATATTGAAGGCAGTACCATTGTTAAGAGAGACCAGAGATCATCGCAGTTTTTTGGCGACGCTTCTCCCTTTTGCCAAGAAGATTCTCCACTCCAGAACTCGCCTTTCTGCGGGGGTAATCAAAGGGGTTATAGCCAGCCAATAGAAAAAAATTTTAAGGCGTTGGGCTCGGGTGTAGTGATCGATGCAGATAAGGGCTATGTCGTCACCAATAACCATGTGGTGGAGCACGCGAGTAAAATTCAAGTGCAATTGAGCGATGGTCGTCACTACGATGCGAAAATCATTGGTAAAGATCCCCGCACTGATATTGCTCTGCTGCAATTGAAAGACTTTAAAAATCTGAAAGCCATGAAAATGGCCGATTCGGATAAGTTACGAGTGGGAGATTATACCGTTGCCATTGGTAATCCTTATGGTTTGGGAGAAACCGCGACATTCGGTATTGTTTCTGCGTTGGGGCGCAGTGGTCTGAATTTGGAAAATGACGAAAATTTTATCCAAACCGACGCAGCGATTAACCGGGGTAATTCGGGTGGCGCTTTGGTTAATTTGCAGGGTGAACTGATTGGTATTAATACGGCGATCCTCGCCCCTGATGGTGGCAATATTGGTATCGGTTTTGCCATTCCAAGCAACATGATAAAAAATCTGACGGCTCAAATGGTGGAATTCGGTCAGGTAAAACGAGGCGAACTCGGGATTATGGGTACCGAGCTTAATGCAGAATTGGCGAAAGCCATGCGAGTAGATGCACAAAAGGGGGCTTTTATTAGCCAGGTGTTACCGAATTCTTCTGCTGCTAAGGCGGGTATTAAAGCCGGAGATGTGATTGTCAAATTGAATAATAAACCGGTCAACAGCTTCGCCTCTTTCCGTGCTGAGATAGGCAGTTTACCCATTGGGACAAAAATGACGTTGGGTTTGTTGCGTGATGGCAAACCTATTACCATTAATATCACCCTGGAACAGGGTTCTCAGGCTCGCGTCAGTTCTGGTACGCTTTATAAGGGGATTGAGGGAGCGGAATTAAGTAATGCCACTAGCTCTCCAGGAGTGAAAATCGGTGAGGTAAAACCGGGGTCTGCAGCCTTTCGTATTGGCCTGAAAAAAGATGACATTATCATGGCGATCAGCCAGCAAAGAGTGCAGAATTTGGCAGATTTACGTAAAATACTCGACGGAGAACCCAAGATCTTAGCGTTACGTATTCGTCGTGGTGAGAATGATATTTATCTTTTAGCACAACAATGA
- the cgtA gene encoding Obg family GTPase CgtA: MKFVDEAMILVVAGDGGNGCVSFRREKYIPDGGPNGGDGGDGGNVYLLADENLNTLIDYHFVKAFRAERGQNGQSCDCTGKRGKDITLKVPVGTRVLDQGTGEILGDMLCHQQSLMVAQGGFHGLGNTRFKSSVNRTPRQKTMGTTGEARDLTLELLLLADVGMLGLPNAGKSTFIRAVSAAKPKVADYPFTTLVPSLGAVRMDHEQSFVVADIPGLIEGASTGVGLGIRFLKHLERCRLLLHLVDIAPIDGSDPVENINIIINELQQYKVDLVNKPRWLVFNKTDLLDKTEVEERAKSITAALGWQEKYYIISAANRSGVHVLCWDVMNFLNTQQKDLTIEKESTEKVEFMWDDYHREQLAGFGTNNGS, from the coding sequence ATGAAGTTTGTAGATGAAGCCATGATCCTCGTTGTGGCCGGTGATGGCGGTAACGGCTGCGTCAGTTTTCGTCGCGAGAAATACATCCCGGATGGAGGGCCTAACGGAGGGGATGGCGGTGATGGCGGTAATGTTTATCTACTCGCGGATGAGAATCTCAACACCTTGATCGACTATCACTTTGTAAAAGCGTTTCGTGCCGAGCGTGGTCAAAACGGTCAAAGTTGTGACTGTACCGGCAAACGAGGTAAGGATATCACCCTTAAAGTGCCGGTGGGTACCAGGGTATTAGATCAAGGTACCGGTGAAATCCTGGGTGATATGTTATGCCACCAGCAGAGTTTGATGGTAGCGCAAGGAGGCTTTCACGGACTGGGTAATACACGTTTTAAATCTTCTGTTAACCGTACTCCACGCCAAAAAACGATGGGAACAACCGGAGAAGCACGTGATTTGACCCTGGAACTTTTATTGTTAGCGGATGTTGGCATGCTAGGGTTGCCTAATGCGGGTAAATCTACTTTCATTCGTGCCGTTTCTGCCGCCAAACCGAAAGTGGCCGATTACCCTTTTACTACTTTGGTACCGAGCCTTGGTGCTGTTCGGATGGATCATGAGCAAAGTTTTGTCGTCGCTGATATTCCAGGGCTAATTGAAGGGGCCTCAACAGGTGTAGGTTTAGGGATCCGTTTCTTAAAACATCTGGAGCGTTGCCGTCTGTTATTACATTTGGTCGACATCGCACCGATAGACGGTTCTGATCCAGTTGAAAATATCAATATCATTATTAACGAATTACAGCAATATAAGGTTGATCTTGTCAACAAACCACGTTGGTTAGTCTTCAACAAAACTGATTTGCTAGACAAAACAGAAGTCGAAGAACGCGCAAAAAGCATTACCGCCGCGCTAGGATGGCAAGAAAAATATTACATAATATCGGCGGCAAATCGTAGTGGTGTTCATGTGCTATGCTGGGATGTAATGAATTTTCTCAATACACAGCAAAAAGACTTAACAATCGAAAAAGAATCAACGGAAAAGGTTGAGTTTATGTGGGACGACTATCATCGCGAGCAGCTAGCAGGCTTTGGGACCAACAACGGCTCTTAA